One window of the Notolabrus celidotus isolate fNotCel1 chromosome 23, fNotCel1.pri, whole genome shotgun sequence genome contains the following:
- the shbg gene encoding sex hormone-binding globulin, whose product MAVFWRAITGGVLLALLGWGAEGQEIRPGKKEVSGGATVNLGQERDIWRPLIHTTVNLSEISSIKSSFQLRTFDPEGAIFYGDTKNGEDWFVLSLKDGIPLMQISKEEMLVSASGGPELNDGKWHTLEVSNQGKFVVLEVDGSKGLVVGMQSNKEEVLSGELRLALGGMLIDPEKLIVQLGPQLDGCVREGSWLNLSVPWVAEAQDLWPCYQDVQPGIFFPGTGFAIFNTSVFHVKADDGVTFELWGDFSNMDGTIFSIKAPGQPLMFALVANKNTKEVTLTFGAQQLTMTETFKRLEIIFQADFMQVTQDGDESKATRFSVSPVDQPAYSTSWTEGHVAFGGLLGEGEDNVRGSQFLTGCLEKIQVQKWDLDLDLAVKHSSISSHSCPTQIIEEA is encoded by the exons ATGGCTGTGTTTTGGAGAGCAATAACAGGTGGAGTACTGCTGGCTCTGCTGGGATGGGGAGCTGAGGGTCAGGAGATTAGACCGGGTAAG AAAGAAGTATCAGGTGGCGCCACTGTCAATCTGGGCCAGGAGAGAGACATCTGGAGGCCGCTGATCCACACGACAGTCAACCTCAGTGAGATCAGCAG tatTAAGTCATCCTTCCAGTTAAGGACCTTTGACCCAGAAGGTGCGATATTCTATGGAGACACCAAAAACGGAGAGGACTGGTTTGTTCTATCCCTGAAGGACGGGATTCCTTTGATGCAAATCAGCAAAGAAGAGATGCTGGTCAGTGCGTCTGGAGGCCCGGAGCTTAATGATGGAAAATGGCACACA CTGGAGGTGAGCAACCAAGGGAAGTTTGTGGTTCTCGAGGTGGATGGCTCCAAGGGACTGGTGGTGGGCATGCAGTCCAACAAGGAGGAGGTTCTTTCAGGTGAACTCCGTCTGGCACTGGGCGGGATGCTGATCGACCCAGAAAAGTTGATTGTTCAG TTGGGACCCCAGCTGGACGGCTGTGTGCGGGAAGGCAGCTGGCTGAACCTTAGTGTCCCTTGGGTGGCCGAGGCGCAGGATCTCTGGCCCTGTTACCAAGATGTACAACCTGGCATCTTCTTCCCTGGCACAGGGTTTGCCATTTTCAACACTTCAG TTTTCCACGTTAAGGCAGATGATGGGGTTACTTTTGAACTTTGGGGAGATTTCAGTAACATGGACGGGACCATTTTTAGCATCAAGGCTCCTGGGCAACCGCTCATGTTTGCTTTAGTagccaataaaaacacaaag GAGGTTACACTTACTTTTGGAGCACAACAACTCACAATGACAGAAACTTTCAAGAGACTGGAGATAATCTTTCAggcagatttcatgcaagttaCTCAAGATGGAGATGAATCAAAGGCCACTAGGTTCTCTGTGAGTCCTGTAGACCAACCTGCGTATTCAACTTCATGGACAGAGGGTCATGTTGCTTTTGGTGGACTCTTAG GTGAGGGTGAGGACAACGTTAGAGGCTCCCAGTTTCTGACAGGCTGTCTGGAGAAGATCCAGGTTCAAAAGTGGGATTTGGACCTGGATTTAGCTGTCAAACACTCTTCAATCTCCTCTCACAGCTGCCCTACACAAATCATTGAAGAAGCATGA